In one Brevibacterium sp. CBA3109 genomic region, the following are encoded:
- a CDS encoding SDR family oxidoreductase, with product MIEKLPYGTNLPTDSGTAEATAVPAETIAIITGGARGIGRHLSEAFANAGYHVVVTATSAERAEKAAAEIVDATGGAVTGLGLTVDDAASVSDFRDAVLTLEGETSRRLQVLVNNAGRIESTEGPLWEADPQSIKDVVAANVTGVALMVNVFAPVLITNAEATGRPSRIIDLNSGSGAQGTPAYAVYSASKAAVFRIADSVVHFGHEKGLRIFEMAPGVVETEMTKSMPVHDFRGEGDWTSPEQVTDLAVALASGTLDAFTGRYVRAGADSEESLLAETAADLGEPTRRLILG from the coding sequence ATGATTGAGAAACTGCCCTACGGCACCAACCTGCCCACCGACTCAGGCACCGCCGAAGCGACCGCAGTGCCTGCCGAAACGATCGCCATCATCACCGGAGGAGCCCGGGGCATCGGCCGCCATCTTTCCGAGGCGTTTGCGAACGCCGGCTATCACGTGGTCGTCACGGCCACCTCGGCGGAGCGGGCGGAGAAGGCGGCAGCTGAGATCGTCGACGCCACCGGGGGAGCGGTGACCGGCCTCGGTCTCACCGTCGACGATGCCGCATCGGTGAGCGACTTCCGCGACGCAGTTCTCACGCTCGAAGGCGAAACTTCCCGCCGGTTGCAGGTGCTCGTCAACAATGCTGGTCGCATCGAGTCGACCGAGGGCCCGCTGTGGGAGGCGGACCCGCAGAGCATCAAGGACGTCGTCGCTGCGAACGTCACAGGTGTGGCGCTCATGGTCAATGTCTTCGCGCCGGTGCTCATCACCAACGCCGAGGCGACTGGTCGTCCCAGCCGCATCATCGACCTCAACTCCGGCTCAGGTGCGCAGGGAACACCGGCCTACGCGGTGTACTCGGCGTCGAAGGCCGCAGTGTTCCGCATCGCTGACTCCGTCGTCCACTTCGGACATGAGAAAGGACTGCGGATCTTCGAGATGGCACCCGGTGTCGTGGAGACAGAGATGACGAAGTCGATGCCCGTCCACGATTTCCGTGGCGAGGGCGATTGGACGAGCCCAGAGCAGGTGACTGATCTCGCGGTGGCGCTGGCCTCGGGAACGCTGGACGCGTTCACCGGCCGGTACGTCCGCGCAGGGGCCGACAGTGAAGAGTCTCTGCTCGCCGAGACAGCAGCCGACTTGGGCGAGCCCACACGGCGGCTCATCCTCGGCTGA
- the pheT gene encoding phenylalanine--tRNA ligase subunit beta produces MRVPLNWLADYVDLPADTDPHALAAEFASIGLEEEDFFGPEITGPLVVGRVLELVKEEHSNGKTVNWCRVDVGPEHNEDLDDPKDPQPGEERPSRGIICGAHNFVVGDLVVACLPGAVLPGDFQIAARKTYGHKSDGMICSAKELGLGEDHDGIIVLKNLGLSGEPGDDAIALLGLDQVTLDVNVTPDRGYQLSMRGIAREYAQMKGQSFTDIGSPAVAEVNAPTDGGFPVVIEDSNPIDGNIGCDQFTAVQVTGLDTSAQTPFWMQRRLIAAGMRPISLTVDVTNYVMLELGQPLHAYDTALLGEEIVVRRAQAGEKFTTLDDVERKLDPEDLLITDRGGQGGKIIGLAGVMGGADVEVNSETTDIVIEAAHFDPISIARTARRHKLSSEASRHFERGVDPRLGPVAARRCADLLVELAGGTLSPATTQVGQAPEPTVIDLDVARVGNLVGIDYSAAEVTEQLTAIGASVAAGDEGRLSVTVPSWRTDITADVDLIEEVARTSGYDKIPSIQPAARAGNGLTEAQKTRRRISNLLAADGYTEVLSYPFTNSKRDDEMRLDADDIRRQHIRLANPMSEDLPLMRTTLLSTLVELVVRNFGRGAKDVALFEGGLVSTSAGLPAGPGPRHLPGYHPSDAELEKIYASVPAQPYHYAGIIAGNVELPGVWGKGRKADATDVIDTVRRIARTNGIEVSVEADQIAPWHPGRAAKFVLADGQALGHAGELHPKVCENLGLPARTVAFEIDLDALLAQDDLRSWDGALSTYPVSRQDVALIVDAELPTQTLAATLREGAGEELEQLETFDLYTGDQLPEGKKSLAFRLTFRAADRTLKADDASAMREAATQLAAERHGAEVRS; encoded by the coding sequence ATGCGCGTCCCACTGAACTGGCTGGCCGACTACGTCGATCTCCCGGCCGATACGGATCCCCATGCCCTGGCCGCGGAATTCGCCTCGATCGGACTCGAGGAAGAGGACTTCTTCGGCCCCGAGATCACCGGCCCCCTCGTCGTCGGTCGCGTCCTTGAACTCGTTAAGGAAGAGCACTCGAACGGCAAGACCGTCAACTGGTGCCGCGTCGACGTCGGACCTGAGCACAATGAAGATCTCGATGATCCGAAGGACCCGCAGCCCGGCGAGGAACGACCCAGCCGCGGCATCATCTGCGGTGCCCACAACTTCGTCGTCGGTGACCTCGTCGTCGCCTGCCTGCCCGGAGCCGTCCTGCCCGGTGATTTCCAGATCGCTGCCCGCAAGACCTACGGACACAAGTCCGACGGCATGATCTGCTCGGCCAAGGAACTCGGCCTGGGCGAGGACCACGACGGCATCATCGTCCTGAAGAACCTCGGTCTGAGCGGTGAACCCGGCGACGACGCGATTGCCCTCCTCGGACTCGACCAGGTCACTCTCGACGTCAACGTCACCCCCGACCGCGGTTACCAGCTGTCGATGCGCGGCATCGCCCGCGAGTACGCGCAGATGAAGGGCCAGTCCTTCACCGATATCGGAAGCCCTGCCGTCGCCGAGGTGAACGCCCCCACCGACGGCGGCTTCCCTGTCGTCATCGAGGACTCCAACCCCATCGACGGCAATATCGGCTGCGACCAGTTCACCGCCGTGCAGGTCACCGGCCTGGACACGAGTGCACAGACCCCGTTCTGGATGCAGCGTCGCCTCATTGCCGCAGGCATGCGCCCCATCAGCCTCACCGTCGATGTCACGAACTACGTCATGCTCGAACTCGGCCAGCCCCTCCACGCCTATGACACGGCGCTGCTGGGCGAGGAGATCGTCGTGCGCCGCGCGCAGGCGGGGGAGAAGTTCACGACCCTCGACGATGTGGAACGGAAACTCGATCCCGAAGACCTCCTCATCACCGACCGTGGTGGCCAGGGCGGAAAGATCATCGGTCTGGCCGGTGTCATGGGTGGTGCCGACGTCGAGGTCAACTCCGAGACCACCGACATCGTCATCGAGGCCGCACACTTCGACCCGATCTCGATCGCTCGGACCGCCAGGCGGCACAAGCTCTCCTCCGAGGCCTCGCGCCACTTCGAACGCGGGGTTGACCCGAGACTCGGTCCCGTCGCCGCCCGTCGCTGCGCCGACCTGCTCGTCGAACTCGCCGGCGGCACGCTCAGCCCGGCGACCACGCAGGTGGGCCAGGCACCGGAACCCACGGTCATCGACCTCGATGTCGCTCGTGTGGGCAACCTCGTGGGCATCGACTATTCGGCAGCCGAGGTCACCGAGCAGCTGACTGCCATCGGCGCATCGGTTGCTGCCGGGGATGAAGGACGCTTGAGCGTCACCGTCCCCAGCTGGCGCACAGACATCACGGCCGACGTGGACCTCATCGAAGAAGTGGCCCGCACCAGCGGCTACGACAAGATCCCATCGATCCAGCCGGCCGCTCGGGCAGGCAATGGTCTGACCGAGGCGCAGAAGACGCGTCGTCGGATCTCGAACCTGCTCGCCGCTGACGGGTACACCGAGGTGCTGTCCTACCCGTTCACGAACTCGAAGCGTGACGATGAGATGCGACTCGACGCCGACGACATTCGTCGTCAGCACATTCGTCTCGCGAACCCGATGTCAGAGGATCTGCCGCTGATGCGGACCACCCTGCTCTCGACCCTGGTCGAACTGGTGGTGCGCAACTTTGGCCGCGGAGCCAAGGACGTCGCGCTCTTCGAAGGTGGACTCGTCTCCACCTCGGCGGGACTGCCCGCCGGACCGGGACCACGGCACCTGCCCGGATACCACCCGAGCGATGCGGAGCTGGAGAAGATCTACGCCTCCGTTCCCGCTCAGCCCTACCACTACGCGGGCATCATCGCCGGCAACGTCGAACTTCCCGGCGTCTGGGGCAAGGGGCGCAAGGCCGACGCCACGGACGTCATCGACACCGTCCGTCGCATTGCACGCACCAACGGCATCGAGGTCAGCGTCGAAGCCGACCAGATCGCACCCTGGCACCCGGGGCGGGCGGCGAAGTTCGTCCTCGCCGATGGGCAGGCTCTCGGGCATGCGGGTGAACTCCACCCGAAGGTGTGCGAGAACCTGGGGCTGCCGGCCCGGACCGTAGCCTTCGAAATCGACCTGGACGCGCTGCTAGCTCAGGACGATCTGCGGTCCTGGGACGGTGCACTCTCTACCTACCCGGTCTCCCGTCAGGATGTCGCTCTCATCGTCGATGCGGAGCTGCCCACGCAGACCCTGGCCGCGACTCTGCGCGAGGGCGCCGGTGAGGAGCTCGAGCAACTCGAGACCTTTGACCTCTACACCGGTGATCAGCTGCCCGAGGGCAAGAAGTCGCTGGCCTTCCGCCTGACCTTCCGGGCCGCCGATCGCACGCTCAAGGCAGATGACGCCTCGGCGATGCGTGAGGCTGCGACGCAGCTGGCGGCTGAGCGTCACGGCGCCGAAGTGAGAAGCTGA
- the pheS gene encoding phenylalanine--tRNA ligase subunit alpha, translated as MTDQLDPLDESAVKAAVDAALSAFADAHTLDDLKTAKIDHTGDKSPLALANRAIGGLDKADKAAAGKIVGKSRGQVKKALDARQAELEAERDAAVLIEESIDVTLPTDRNRLGARHPLSLIQEQASDYFIGLGWEVAEGPEIESEWLNFDALNFGPDHPARQMQDTFFVDPADAGLVLRTHTSPVQSRSLLQRGVPLYVVCPGKTFRTDELDATHTPVFHQIEGIAIDKGLTMANLQGTLDGFAREMFGPESKTRLRPSFFPFTEPSAEMDFWFPNKVGGPGWIEWGGCGMVHPNVLKAAGIDPEVYQGFAFGMGIERTLMLREGINDMHDMVEGDVRFSARFGMKA; from the coding sequence ATGACTGACCAGCTCGACCCTCTGGACGAGTCGGCCGTGAAGGCGGCCGTTGATGCGGCCTTGAGCGCATTCGCGGACGCACACACTCTCGACGATCTCAAGACAGCGAAGATCGACCATACCGGCGACAAGTCCCCGTTGGCTCTGGCCAACCGGGCCATCGGCGGTCTCGACAAGGCCGACAAGGCTGCCGCCGGCAAGATCGTCGGCAAGTCCCGCGGCCAGGTCAAGAAGGCACTCGACGCCCGTCAGGCCGAGCTCGAGGCCGAGCGCGACGCTGCTGTTCTCATCGAAGAGTCCATCGACGTCACTCTGCCCACGGACCGCAACCGCCTCGGCGCTCGCCATCCGCTGTCCCTCATCCAGGAACAGGCGTCCGACTACTTCATCGGCCTCGGCTGGGAAGTCGCCGAAGGCCCCGAAATCGAATCCGAGTGGCTGAACTTCGATGCCCTGAACTTCGGGCCCGACCATCCTGCTCGTCAGATGCAGGACACTTTCTTCGTCGACCCCGCCGATGCCGGACTCGTGCTGCGCACCCACACCTCACCGGTCCAGTCGCGTTCCCTCCTGCAGCGTGGTGTCCCGCTCTACGTCGTGTGCCCGGGCAAGACCTTCCGCACCGATGAACTCGATGCCACCCATACCCCGGTCTTCCACCAGATCGAAGGCATCGCCATCGACAAGGGCCTGACCATGGCCAACCTGCAGGGCACCCTCGACGGCTTCGCCCGTGAGATGTTCGGGCCCGAGTCGAAGACTCGCCTGCGCCCCAGCTTCTTCCCGTTCACCGAACCGAGCGCCGAAATGGACTTCTGGTTCCCCAACAAGGTCGGCGGTCCCGGCTGGATCGAGTGGGGCGGCTGCGGCATGGTCCACCCCAATGTGCTCAAGGCCGCCGGAATCGACCCCGAGGTCTACCAGGGCTTCGCCTTCGGCATGGGCATCGAGCGCACCCTGATGCTGCGCGAAGGAATCAACGATATGCATGACATGGTCGAGGGCGATGTGCGCTTCTCGGCTCGTTTCGGAATGAAGGCTTGA
- a CDS encoding acetolactate synthase large subunit, whose product MTTQRASDVMVKALENEGVERIFGIPGEENIDFIDSLRQSTIEFVLTRHEQAAAFMAATYGRLTGKPGVCLTTLGPGALNLATGAAYAHLGGMPVIMITGQKGIRTAEQARFQIVNTVATMKPLTKDSRQITSPRMIPTMIREAFRVAQSERPGPVHLELPEDIAAMPLEQSELVQPHTNGRATASDDAIDAAAQVIRTAKRPLLMLGADASRSDASEALSRFVSRVRIPYFTTQMGKGTVSGSSDLYMGTAALTSRDYVHDAIEKADVIVTIGHDTTEKPPFTMDENGPTVVHVGYRAAVVEQVYFPQVETIGDLGPSLDRLAVELVGHVPNAGALLPMRAGILEKIEEKSDADRFIPQRIVSEVRKVMPVDGVVALDNGMYKIWFARNYRTTRANTLLLDNALATMGAGLPSAMAAKLTYPERRVMAVVGDGGFMMNSQEMETAVRLGLDLVVLVLEDSSYGMIRWKQAVDGMPDYGLTFGNPEFVAYAESYGATGHRLGNVDDMHDVLESAFAAGGVHLVVVPVDYSENERVLIDELGQREAAALDAQ is encoded by the coding sequence ATGACGACTCAGCGAGCTTCCGATGTCATGGTCAAGGCCCTGGAGAACGAGGGAGTCGAACGCATCTTCGGCATCCCCGGTGAGGAGAATATCGACTTCATCGATTCTCTGCGCCAGTCCACCATCGAATTCGTCCTCACCCGCCACGAACAGGCCGCCGCCTTCATGGCCGCGACCTACGGGCGGCTGACGGGCAAACCGGGGGTGTGTCTGACCACCCTGGGCCCGGGTGCACTCAACTTGGCGACCGGTGCCGCCTACGCTCACCTCGGCGGGATGCCGGTGATCATGATCACCGGACAGAAGGGGATCCGCACGGCTGAGCAGGCACGCTTCCAGATCGTCAATACCGTGGCGACGATGAAGCCGCTGACGAAGGACAGCCGTCAGATCACCTCGCCGAGGATGATCCCCACCATGATCAGGGAGGCCTTCCGCGTCGCCCAGTCCGAACGGCCGGGTCCTGTGCACCTGGAACTCCCGGAGGACATCGCCGCGATGCCACTGGAGCAGAGTGAACTCGTGCAGCCGCACACCAATGGACGCGCCACGGCCAGCGACGATGCCATCGATGCCGCCGCCCAGGTGATCCGGACCGCGAAGCGACCGCTGCTCATGCTCGGCGCCGATGCCTCACGTTCGGACGCCAGCGAGGCTCTGTCGAGATTCGTCTCCCGGGTGCGCATCCCCTACTTCACCACGCAGATGGGCAAAGGAACCGTGTCCGGCTCGTCCGATCTGTACATGGGCACCGCAGCTCTGACCAGCCGTGACTACGTCCATGACGCGATCGAGAAGGCCGACGTCATCGTCACGATCGGCCACGATACGACCGAGAAGCCACCGTTCACGATGGATGAGAACGGACCGACCGTCGTCCACGTCGGCTACCGGGCGGCCGTCGTCGAGCAGGTCTACTTCCCGCAGGTCGAAACCATCGGTGACCTCGGCCCGAGCCTGGACCGACTCGCTGTGGAGCTCGTCGGCCATGTGCCCAATGCCGGAGCACTCCTGCCCATGCGGGCGGGGATCTTGGAGAAGATCGAAGAGAAGTCCGACGCCGACCGGTTCATTCCGCAGCGCATCGTGTCTGAGGTGCGCAAGGTCATGCCCGTTGACGGGGTCGTCGCCCTCGACAACGGCATGTACAAGATCTGGTTCGCCCGAAACTACCGGACCACGAGGGCCAATACACTCCTCCTCGACAATGCACTTGCCACCATGGGGGCCGGCCTCCCCTCGGCCATGGCAGCGAAGCTGACCTACCCGGAACGCCGGGTCATGGCAGTCGTCGGAGACGGCGGGTTCATGATGAACAGCCAGGAGATGGAGACCGCGGTGCGACTGGGCCTCGACCTCGTCGTACTCGTCCTCGAAGACAGCTCCTACGGCATGATCCGGTGGAAGCAGGCTGTCGACGGCATGCCCGACTATGGGCTGACCTTCGGCAACCCCGAATTCGTCGCCTACGCCGAGTCCTACGGGGCCACCGGGCACCGGCTGGGGAATGTCGACGACATGCATGACGTCCTCGAGTCCGCCTTTGCCGCCGGCGGAGTCCACCTCGTGGTCGTACCCGTGGACTATTCGGAGAACGAGCGAGTGCTCATCGACGAACTGGGTCAGCGGGAGGCTGCGGCGCTGGACGCGCAGTAG
- a CDS encoding SdpI family protein: protein MFYAPMAGYLIVAAVSVVLIVAVRKKAIGRNSAIGIRTRHTLASAAAWEAGQRAGVPYLVGIAVISIGHAVALLCVELSNATTAGHILALLGWVLILVCAVLAVRAANGAARSVGP, encoded by the coding sequence ATGTTCTACGCGCCCATGGCGGGTTACCTGATCGTGGCAGCGGTCAGCGTCGTACTGATCGTCGCTGTGCGCAAAAAGGCGATCGGCAGGAACTCTGCGATCGGCATACGCACGCGGCACACGCTGGCCTCCGCTGCAGCATGGGAGGCAGGCCAACGAGCAGGCGTGCCCTACCTCGTTGGCATCGCCGTCATCAGTATCGGCCACGCCGTGGCATTGCTGTGCGTTGAACTCTCGAATGCCACGACGGCCGGGCACATACTGGCCCTGCTCGGGTGGGTCCTCATCCTCGTCTGCGCTGTACTTGCCGTCAGAGCGGCAAATGGTGCAGCGAGATCAGTCGGCCCGTGA
- a CDS encoding pentapeptide repeat-containing protein, translated as MSYPADTVETMTTEAPRAPKITLTNLTPGYLGDIGPEEFLEGMELKDLDLAEVDSTQATYLDSSLSRVNFGDAESPVNLTGARFSGSRIEDCRADTWTMPRGSLVHTEISGTRIGAGVVHDSVWEKVVLSNCRISYLNLRGAKLTDVQFRDCVIDEIDLDRAKVNRVSFPGSSVGVLQCESATLGNVDLRGLQPHKISGVHSLRGATIDEMQMMLFAELFASELGITVE; from the coding sequence GTGTCCTACCCAGCCGATACGGTGGAGACCATGACGACTGAAGCTCCACGCGCACCGAAGATCACGCTGACGAACTTGACGCCCGGCTACCTCGGCGACATTGGTCCGGAGGAGTTCCTCGAGGGCATGGAACTGAAAGATCTTGACCTCGCCGAGGTGGATTCCACCCAAGCCACCTACCTGGACTCATCTTTGTCCCGGGTGAACTTCGGTGACGCCGAGTCTCCCGTGAACCTCACCGGTGCACGGTTCTCCGGCAGCAGAATCGAGGACTGCCGGGCCGACACCTGGACTATGCCGCGGGGGAGTCTCGTCCACACCGAGATCTCGGGCACTCGGATCGGTGCAGGGGTGGTTCATGACAGCGTGTGGGAGAAGGTCGTTCTCAGCAACTGTCGGATCTCCTACCTCAACCTGCGCGGAGCCAAACTCACCGACGTTCAATTCCGCGACTGCGTCATCGACGAGATCGACCTCGACCGGGCCAAAGTCAACAGGGTGTCATTTCCCGGTTCGAGCGTCGGAGTGCTGCAGTGCGAGAGCGCGACTTTGGGCAATGTGGATCTGCGGGGTCTGCAGCCGCATAAGATCTCGGGTGTCCACTCGCTGCGGGGTGCCACCATCGATGAGATGCAGATGATGCTCTTCGCCGAACTCTTCGCCAGCGAACTCGGCATCACGGTCGAATGA
- a CDS encoding RNA methyltransferase, with the protein MKLPDAISSPNSKRVKNAVKLLKRHSRKTMGQFLVEGPQAVREALERHAELGLPGQAPGVPDWVGSNADPRGAVTELFITEEAAEAHPEFVETVKDCDIRWNIITDEVLTELSATVNSQGVVAVCERIDVDLPSVIDKEAQLIVVLSQVRDPGNAGTIIRLADAAGADAVVLTSSSVDIYNDKTVRSTAGSLFHVPVVTGVGLAEVTELARARGLQVLAADANDESHDIHHPWDSGLDLTARTAWVFGNEAWGMKTEDLELCDSSAAVPIYGKAESLNLATAASVCIYESARNQRM; encoded by the coding sequence ATGAAACTCCCAGACGCCATCTCCTCACCGAATTCGAAACGGGTCAAGAACGCGGTCAAGCTGCTCAAGCGCCACAGCCGCAAGACGATGGGCCAGTTCCTCGTCGAGGGACCCCAGGCCGTACGTGAGGCTCTGGAGCGGCACGCGGAGCTGGGCCTTCCCGGCCAGGCGCCCGGCGTTCCGGACTGGGTGGGGTCGAATGCTGATCCGCGCGGTGCGGTCACCGAACTCTTCATCACGGAAGAGGCCGCCGAGGCGCATCCGGAGTTCGTCGAGACCGTCAAAGACTGCGACATCCGGTGGAACATCATCACCGACGAGGTGCTCACCGAGCTGTCCGCAACCGTGAACTCACAGGGCGTCGTCGCCGTCTGTGAGCGCATCGACGTCGACCTGCCTTCGGTCATCGACAAGGAAGCACAGCTCATCGTCGTTCTCTCCCAGGTCCGTGACCCCGGCAACGCCGGCACGATCATCCGTCTTGCCGATGCCGCAGGGGCTGACGCAGTGGTCCTCACCTCGTCAAGCGTCGACATCTACAACGACAAGACCGTCCGCTCCACTGCTGGTTCCCTGTTCCATGTTCCCGTGGTCACCGGGGTCGGACTCGCCGAGGTGACCGAACTGGCTCGTGCCCGCGGCCTGCAGGTGCTCGCCGCCGACGCCAACGACGAGTCTCACGACATCCACCATCCTTGGGACAGCGGGCTCGATCTGACTGCTCGCACCGCCTGGGTCTTCGGCAACGAAGCCTGGGGGATGAAGACAGAAGACCTCGAACTCTGTGACTCCTCGGCGGCTGTTCCGATCTACGGCAAGGCCGAGAGCCTCAATCTGGCGACTGCTGCCAGCGTGTGCATCTACGAGAGTGCTCGCAACCAGCGGATGTGA
- the rplT gene encoding 50S ribosomal protein L20 has translation MARVKRAVNAHKKRRVILDRASGYRGQRSRLYRKAKEQVIHSLVYSYRDRRARKGDFRRLWIQRINAGARANGMTYNRFIQGLKAADVVVDRRMLAELAVNDSATFAHLIKVAKEALPADVNAAKTAAA, from the coding sequence GTGGCACGTGTTAAGAGAGCGGTCAACGCTCACAAGAAGCGCCGGGTCATCCTTGACCGGGCAAGCGGCTACCGGGGACAGCGTTCGCGCCTGTACCGCAAGGCCAAAGAGCAGGTCATTCACTCGCTGGTTTACAGCTACCGTGACCGTCGCGCCCGCAAGGGTGACTTCCGTCGCCTGTGGATCCAGCGCATCAACGCCGGTGCTCGCGCCAACGGCATGACGTACAACCGCTTCATCCAGGGCCTCAAGGCCGCTGACGTCGTGGTCGACCGCCGTATGCTCGCTGAGCTCGCCGTCAACGATTCAGCCACCTTCGCGCACCTGATCAAGGTCGCCAAGGAAGCTCTTCCGGCTGATGTCAACGCAGCGAAGACCGCCGCAGCCTGA
- the rpmI gene encoding 50S ribosomal protein L35 — protein sequence MPKQKTNSSAKKRMRVTGTGKIMREGVNNQHKFEGKSSARKRRVAEDQVLTGGDRAKARKLLGKLKGR from the coding sequence ATGCCGAAGCAGAAGACGAACAGCAGCGCCAAGAAGCGCATGCGTGTGACGGGTACTGGCAAGATCATGCGTGAAGGCGTGAACAACCAGCACAAGTTCGAGGGCAAGTCCTCGGCCCGTAAGCGTCGCGTTGCGGAGGACCAGGTCCTCACCGGCGGAGATCGCGCCAAAGCCCGCAAGCTTCTGGGCAAGCTCAAGGGCAGGTGA
- the infC gene encoding translation initiation factor IF-3: MGAFSIATTSFERKRSEHISETRINDRIRVPEVRLVGPNGEQVGIVAIRKALDLAREADLDLVEVAPQAKPPVAKLMDYGKFKYESAQKAREARKNQANTALKEIRFRLKIDEHDYETKKGHVTRFLAGGDKVKVMIMFRGREQSRPEMGIKLLNRLAEDVSDLGTVESSPRVDGRNMVMVIAPHKSKSDAKAEARKASSDAKGNVPEVKSRRDRVAAEKHAAPDA, from the coding sequence ATGGGAGCCTTTTCTATTGCCACGACATCATTTGAGCGAAAAAGGAGTGAACACATCAGCGAGACGCGCATCAATGACCGGATTCGGGTTCCCGAGGTCCGGTTGGTCGGACCCAACGGTGAACAGGTCGGTATCGTTGCCATTCGCAAGGCACTCGACCTCGCTCGCGAGGCAGATCTCGACTTGGTCGAGGTTGCACCGCAGGCGAAGCCTCCCGTCGCCAAACTCATGGACTACGGGAAATTCAAATACGAATCTGCTCAGAAGGCCAGAGAAGCCCGTAAGAACCAGGCGAACACTGCGCTGAAAGAGATCCGCTTCCGTCTCAAGATCGATGAACACGACTACGAGACGAAGAAGGGGCATGTGACCCGCTTCCTGGCCGGTGGCGACAAGGTCAAGGTCATGATCATGTTCCGCGGACGTGAACAGTCCCGCCCTGAAATGGGCATCAAACTGCTCAACCGCCTGGCCGAAGATGTGTCGGACCTCGGCACCGTCGAATCCTCGCCACGGGTCGACGGACGCAACATGGTGATGGTCATTGCCCCACATAAGTCAAAATCCGACGCCAAGGCCGAGGCCCGCAAGGCATCATCAGATGCCAAGGGCAACGTCCCCGAGGTGAAGTCCCGACGTGATCGTGTCGCTGCAGAGAAGCACGCAGCGCCCGACGCGTGA
- a CDS encoding DUF1844 domain-containing protein: protein MSSEKSVPAEAVADVTRDIAEVPAIEVITSAAVHLMSAAAVKCGLAEDSPDVPAAELQDLDEARKLITALAGLVTGAATVIGDHHARPLRDGLRSLQLAFREASAIQDEPGQGPGEKYTGPVR, encoded by the coding sequence ATGAGTTCTGAAAAATCTGTACCCGCCGAGGCGGTTGCCGATGTCACTCGTGATATCGCCGAAGTACCAGCCATCGAGGTCATCACATCCGCAGCTGTGCACCTGATGTCTGCCGCCGCCGTCAAATGCGGCCTGGCTGAAGACTCCCCCGATGTTCCGGCAGCAGAGCTGCAGGACCTCGACGAAGCGCGCAAGCTCATCACCGCCCTGGCCGGCCTGGTCACCGGAGCCGCCACCGTCATCGGCGACCACCATGCTCGTCCTCTGCGCGACGGCCTGCGCAGCCTCCAGTTGGCGTTCCGGGAAGCCTCGGCCATTCAGGATGAGCCCGGACAGGGCCCCGGCGAGAAATACACCGGTCCCGTACGCTGA